The following are from one region of the Strix uralensis isolate ZFMK-TIS-50842 chromosome 4, bStrUra1, whole genome shotgun sequence genome:
- the CD38 gene encoding ADP-ribosyl cyclase/cyclic ADP-ribose hydrolase 1 isoform X1: protein MPFRQGSARTRQRTVLLVGVVVLLAALLLAVVLASVLTHGKQEVSPKMLQWKDRGTTKNLQEVILGRCYNYVMARYPELGDKDCLKIWESLKHAFIYKNPCNITSEDYQPLMELASHPIPCNKSLFWSKTSDLAHRYTKSNQNFLTLEDTLLGYMADRVSWCGDPSAPGINYESCPKRSECESNPSSVFWKMASKMFAEAACGVVQVMLNGSIEAGAFRSSSIFGSIEIFNLNPNKVSAVHIWLMHDIGGPQTESCSGHSIRRLTSILEQRNFKIACEDNYRPVQLLQCVHNPDHTDCRLCTNTTAAP from the exons ATGCCTTTCCGGCAGGGCTCTGCCCGGACGCGGCAGCGCACCGTCCTTCTGGTGGGGGTCGTGGTCCTGCTGGCCGCCCTCCTCCTCGCTGTCGTGCTGGCCTCTGTCCTGACGCACGGCAAACAGGAGGTCAGTCCGAAAATGCTGCAGTGGAAGGACAGAGGGACCACTAAGAATCTGCAAGAAGTTATCCTGGGGAGATGCTACAACTACGTCATGGCGCGGTACCCTGAGCTGGG AGATAAGGATTGCCTAAAAATATGGGAATCATTAAAACATGCGTTCATTTACAAGAATCCCTGCAATATTACATCAGAAGATTATCAGCCTTTAATGGAGTTAGCGAGTCATCCTATACCCTGTAACAAG TCACTGTTTTGGAGCAAGACAAGTGACCTCGCTCATCGATATACAAAATCCAATCAAAATTTCCTTACCTTGGAGGACACCTTGTTGGGTTATATGGCTGATAGGGTTTCATGGTGTGGAGACCCCTCTGCCCCAG GAATCAACTATGAATCTTGTCCAAAACGAAGTGAATGTGAGAGCAACCCTAGCTCTGTATTCTGGAAAATGGCATCCAAGATG TTTGCGGAAGCAGCATGTGGTGTGGTTCAAGTGATGCTCAATGGATCAATAGAAGCTGGAGCTTTCAGAAGCAGCAG CATCTTTGGAAGTATCGAGATCTTTAACCTAAATCCAAATAAAGTCTCTGCAGTACACATTTGGCTTATGCATGACATCGGTGGACCTCAAAC TGAATCCTGCTCAGGCCATTCCATAAGGAGGTTAACAAGCATCCTAGAACAGAGAAACTTTAAGATTGCCTGTGAAGACAATTACAG